The stretch of DNA GGCCTGCGCTACGACTGGGTCGATGCCGACCGACCGCAGCTCAACGCCCGCTTCCTCGCGGCGTACGGCTTCACCAATGCCGCGATGCCGACCGGCGGCGTGCTGCAGCCGCGGTTGGGCGTGACCTGGGATGCGAAGCCTAATCTGCGGCTGTCTGCCGGCGGCGGTCTGTTCGGTGGCGGTACGCCGGACGTCTGGTTCTCGAACTCCTTCTCGAACGACGGCGTGCGCCAGAACAGCCTGTTGTTCCAGCGCAACGGCGCCAGCTTCGTCGATGCCACGCAGACCGGGGCCGCGGCGAACATCGCCCCGTCGCTGGGATCGGCGGCGCTCGACAATGTCACCGGCCAGAGCATTCCAAGCGTCGTGGACCAGTATCTGGCAGGGGCCGGCGCCCCCGCGGCGGCGTCGGTCGGGGCGCTCGACCCCGATCTGAAGCTGGCGTCCACCTGGAAGGCCAATGTCGCGCTCAACTGGTCGGGCAGCCTGCCGTTCGGCCCCGGCTGGATCGCGGACAATTGGGAATTCAACCTCAGCGCGCTCGCCAGTGAAGTGAATAACGGCTTCGTCGCGAGCGACGTCCGGACCACCCAGATCGGCGTGCTTCCCGATGGCCGCCCGCGCTACAATCCCGCGGTCGGCGCCAATTGGGACATCGTGCTGCGCAACACCGGCCAGGGCAGTTCGCGCGTCCTCGGCGTCGGGCTGGGCAAGCGGATCGGCGGGCTGTCGCTGGGGGCGAACTACATCTATTCGGACGTGAAGGATGTCGGCTCGTTCACCGGCTATACGCCGACCGAGTTGCTGAGCGTCACCACCGCCGATCCGAACCGCGGCACGCTGGGCCGGTCGAGCTTCGAGACCCGGCACAACGGCAAGGTGCAGATCGGCTATCGCGCGGACCTGTTCGGCGACAACGAGTTCCGGATCGACCTGTTCGGCGAATTCCGCAGCGGCCGCCCGTACAGCTACACCTTCACCGATGCCAGCAACGGCCGGTCGCAGGTGTTCGGCACGGTCGGCGGTAACGGGCGGCATCTGTTCTACGTCCCCGATTTCGACCAGGCGGCGATCATCAACGCGGCGGGCCGTCCGCAGGTCGGTATGGTGGAGTTCGCCGACCAGGCGACGCTCAACGCGCTGCGTGCCAGCGTCGACGGCAGCAAGTTGCGCAAATATTACGGTGCGATCGCGCCGCGCAATCTGGGCACGTCTCCGGGGTTCTCGAAACTGGATCTTCACGTGTCGCAGGAGATCCCGTTCTTCTTCGGCAAGGCGAAGGTCTTCACCGATGTCGAAAACGTGCTGAACCTGCTCAACCGCAACTGGAACACCTACAAGGTCTTCTCGGACTCGGTCAGCATCGCCAACGTGTCGTGCGTCGCGGCGGCGGGCAATCCGTGCGCCCGCTACCTCTACTCCAATGCGAGCAGACAGACCGCCACGACCTATCAGAGCGCCTCGCTCTGGCAGATGCGGGTCGGCCTGCGCTTCGACTTCTGATCGACGGACGGGGAGGCCAGGACGCCTCCTCGTCGCGCACAAGGATTACAGCATGCGATTCATCAGGGCCTTTCTCGCCGGTGCGCTGGCGCTGGCATCGACACCGGCGATGGCGTGGGGACCGACCGGGCACCGCGTCAGTGGCGCGATCGCGGACCGCTTCATCTGCGGCACGACCCGGCTGGAGATCCGCGATCTCCTCGGCGTCGAAACGCTCGCCGATGCCGCCAACTGGGCGGACTATATGCGGATGCAGTCCGATCCCTATTGGAGCAAGACGACCTTCAACTGGCATTTCGTCACGATACCCGACGGCAAGACCTATACGCAGGCCGGCGTCCCCCCGCAGGGCGATGCGGTGTCGGCGCTGGCCAAGTTCCGCGCGGTCGTGCGCGACCGTACGGCACCGCTCACCGCGCGGCGCGACGCACTGCGGATGATAATCCATATCGCCGGCGATCTCGGTCAGCCGCTGCATTCGGGCAATGCCCGCGACCGCGGCGGCAATGACGAGATCGTGACGCTGCGCGGCGAACAGACCAACCTGCATACGATCTGGGATTCGACGCTGATCGACAGCGAGCAGATGTCGTACACCGAATGGACCGACTATCTGCTCGCCCGGATCACCAGCAAGCAGGCCATCGCCTGGTCGACCCCCGATCCCGTGGCATGGGTCGACGAGGCGCGGGCGCTTCATCCGCGGGTCTATCCCAAATCGAAAACGATCG from Sphingomonas sp. HMP9 encodes:
- a CDS encoding S1/P1 nuclease, giving the protein MRFIRAFLAGALALASTPAMAWGPTGHRVSGAIADRFICGTTRLEIRDLLGVETLADAANWADYMRMQSDPYWSKTTFNWHFVTIPDGKTYTQAGVPPQGDAVSALAKFRAVVRDRTAPLTARRDALRMIIHIAGDLGQPLHSGNARDRGGNDEIVTLRGEQTNLHTIWDSTLIDSEQMSYTEWTDYLLARITSKQAIAWSTPDPVAWVDEARALHPRVYPKSKTIDGDYLYNARPLLHQQMTKSGLHLAAYLNDLFGHCSG